In Deinococcus irradiatisoli, the genomic stretch GATCGTGGACCGGGTGCAGGGCATCGTGCGCGACTTTCGCGAGGGCAGCGAGGCAGGCCTGCTGAACTCAGGCGTGACGCTGCTCGCCGGCGAGGCGCGCTTCACCGGCCTGCGGCAGGTCGAAGTCACCCTGACCGGCGGCAAGCAGCAAACCTTCAGCGCCGATTACGTGTTCATCAACGCCGGAGCCCGGCCGCGCTGGCCAGAGGTGCCGGGCCTCTCGGACGTCGGCGCGCTGACTTCCCGTGAGATGCTGCACCTGCGCGAGTTGCCCACGCACCTGCTGATTCTGGGCGGCGGGTACATCAGCCTCGAATTTGCCCAGCTGTTCGCCCGCCTGGGCAGCCGGGTCACCGTGATCGAGAGCGGTCCACGGCTGCTGCCACGCGAGGACGAGGACGTGGCGGCGGCGCTGCAGGCCGTGCTGGAAAGCGAAGGCGTCGCGTTCGTGCTGGGCGCCTCGGCCCAGGAAGCGCGGCGCGAAGAGCACCAAACCACCCTGAAGGTGCAGGTCGGCGGCGACACGGTGACCCTCAGCGGCTCCCACCTGCTGGTGGCGGTGGGACGGCGGCCCAACACCGACGGCTTGAACGTCGAAGCGACCGGCGCTCAGCTCGACAGGCACGGCAATATTCAGGTGGACGACCAGTTGCTGGCCGCCGAACGGGTCTATGCCCTGGGCGACATCAAAGGCGGCCCGGCCTTCACCCACATCTCCTACGACGATTACCGGATCGTGCGCGGTGCGCTGCTCGAGGGGCAGCAGCGGCGCACCAGCCAGCGGTGGGTGCCGTACACCCTCTTTACCGATCCGCAGCTGGGGCAGGTGGGCCTCAACCGCCAGCAGGCCCTCACGCTGGGGCGGCCCACCCGGGTGTATACCCTGCCGATGAGCAGCGTGGCCCGCGCCATCGAAATGGGCGCCACCGCCGGCATGATGCGGGCGGTGGTAGACGACCACACCGATCAGCTGCTGGGCGTGACGGTGCTGGGCCCCGAGGGCGGCGAGGTAATGGGCGCCCTGCAACTGGCGATGATGGGCCGCCTCAGCGCCGCCGAATTGCGAAACGCCACGCTGGCCCACCCGACGCTGTGCGAATCGGTCAACAACCTGTTCATGAGCGAACCCGAACGGCTGGCGGGTCAGGGCTGAGGCAGGTTCAGGGCGCGGCGCTGTCCGGGGCGGCGGGCGGCTCGGCGGGCAGCGCCGCCCACTGGCTGATGACGGCCGCCGCCACGTCGCGGTAGATTGGCGCGGCCAGCATGCTGCCGTGGTAATCGTACTTGGCCCCGTGCACCATCACGGCGATGGTGATGCGCGGCGCCTCGGCGGGAAAGAAGCCCGCGAAGACGCTGTCGTAAATGGTCGAACTGTAGCGGCCGTTGACGACCACCTGGGCGGTGCCGGTCTTGCCGGCCAGATCGAAGCCCTTGATGCCGGCCGCGCCGGGAATGCCGTCCCTGATGACGTTGCGCAGCAGGGTGCGAATGGTGCGGGCCGAATCCACCCGGATCACGTTGCGGCTTTCGCCGGCCGGCTCGGTGGTGACCAGCCTCGGAGACACGTAGCGCCCGTCGTTGGCCAGGGCGTTGTAGGCGGCAGCCAGTTGCAGCGGCGTGGACGACATGCCCTGCCCGAAGGCGTTGGTGGCGCGCACCAGATCGTTCCACTGCCGCAGCGGCTGCAGGGTCCCGCTGGCGGTGATGGCGGTGGGCAGGTCCACGTCCTCACCGAAGCCGAAGGCCGTGAGGTAGTTGTGGAGCTTGTCGTAGGGAAAATGCTCGACCACGTGCGACATGCCCACATTGCTCGAGTAACGCAGGATGCCCTGAGTATCGAGCACTGGCGGGTGCGGCACCGCGTCGCCGATGGTGTGGCCCCAGCGCCCGCCGACGTGGCGCTGCATCGGGGTGCTGTAGGTGGTGTGCGGGGTGGTCAGCCCCTCGTTGAGGGCGGCGGCCACCGTGATGCCCTTGATGGTCGAGCCCGGCTCGAAGCGGTCGAGGAAGGGGCGGTTGCGCCGGGCCTGCGGCGTGGAGGATTTCCAGGCGTTGGGGTCGAACGGCGGGTAGCTGGCCGCCGCGATGAGCTTGCCGGTACGCACTTCCATCACCACCACCGAGCCGTACTCGCCCTGGTGCACCTGCACGCCCCGGGCCAGCACCTTCTCGGCGGTCGCCTGAATGGCCGGGTCGAGCGTCACGGTGACGTTCTGCCCGGCCGAGAGCGGCGCGTTGTAGGCGGCCTCCAGCCCTTCGAGGCCGTCGGTGACGCCCATCATGCCGATCACCTGTCCGGCCAGCTGGCCCTGCGGATATACCCGCTTGCCGTCTACGGTGCGCGCCAGCACGGTGCCAGACTCGGTGAGAATGCTGCCGCGGCTTTGCAGCACCGCCCGCCGGACGTTTTGCGGCAGCCCCCACTCGAGCTGGGCGTAGGCCCACACCAGCGACATGAAAGCCAGCAGCGCGATGACCTGGATGATTCGGGCACGGTTACGGATTTTCAGTTCCATCAGCAGCAGTCCTCGGGAAAGGGAGCAAGAAAACGCGGCGCGCGGCCACCCTCAGCCGAGGGCAAAGCACTGGCGCAGCACAGCAGGAGGTTCACCGGCAGCGTTACTTCCACCGGACATGCACCTCGAAGGGTCCGGCTTCCGGCGCCAGGGCCGGTGGGGCCGGCAGCGGCGCGATGTCGCCCGCGGTTTTGCTGGCCTGGGCATAGGGCAGCATGTCGTGCGAGGTGGCCCATTCCAGCACGCGCGGACCGGTGGTTAGGGTCTGCACTTCGAGTTCCAGGTGGTCGCGCTGGGTCTGCAGGTCCTGCACGCTGGCCCGCAGCTCGCGCAGGTGCGGGTAGGTCTGGCGGGTGGCGTAGCGCAGGCCCAGCAGCGCGGCGGCGAGCAGCACGTACAAGCTGGTGTAGCGCAGCGCCCGGGCGCGCCACACCACCAGGCTGGCCTGCAGCGGCAACGGATGGCTCACGCTTCACCGCCCCTGCGCGCCGCGCGCAACTTGGCGCTGCGGGCACGTGGATTGCGCGCCCGCTCGTCATCGCCGGCCTCGATGGGGCGTTTGGTCAGCGCCTCGAGCTCGGGATGGCCCTTCAGAAAGCGCTTGACGATGCGGTCTTCCAGGCTGTGAAAACTGATCACCGCCAACCGGCCGCCCGGCGCGAGCACGTCCGCCGCCGCCGAGAGCCCGGCGCGCAGAGCGCCGAGTTCGTCGTTGACGTGAATCCTGAGCGCCTGAAAGGTGCGCCGCGCCGGGTGGATGCCCCGGGCGTGCCCGCCCGGATAAGCCCGCTTGACGATCTCGGCGAGCTGGGTGGTGGTCACGATCGGCACCCGCTCGCGCTCGGCTTCGATGGCGCGGGCGATGCGGCGCGAGTGGCGCTCCTCGCCGTACTCGAAGATGATGGCGGCGAGTTCGTCCACCGGCGTGTCGTTGACCACGTCGTAGGCGCTCTCGCCTTCCTGGCTCATGCGCATGTCGAGCGGGGCCTCGGTGTGGTAGCTGAAGCCGCGCTGGGCGTCGTCGAGCTGAAAACTGCTGACGCCGATGTCGAGCAGCACGCCGTCGACCTGCGTCACGCCGCGCTCGGCGAGTAGGGTCTGCATGTCGCGGTAATTGCCCTGCACGATGGTGAGCCCCTCCAGCTCACCGAGGCGCGAGAGGGCGTAGGGGTCCTGGTCGATGCCGTACACCTGCGCCCCGGCCTTGAGCAGCAGGCGGGTGTGTCCGGCGCCGCCGAGCGTGCCGTCGACAAACACCTCGCCCGGCTGGGGGTCGAGCGCTTCGAGCACTTCGGCGGCCAGCACCGGCAGGTGCGAGAGGGTGCCGGGCAAGGCGTCGTCGGTGAGGAGGTCGTGGGTATCGGGGTCAGCTGAAGGCCGCGCCGATGACCGGGGGGTCTGGGCACGAGGCCGGGAAGATCTGGACTTGGTCGTGGGCACGTTCAACAATTCCTGACGCGGCCTTAGGCCACGAAGTTGATCAGCAGTTCGGGATGCGGGGGGTTGTCCTGCACCGCTTGAATGGCAGCCTCCCAGCGCTGTGGGTTCCACAGCTCCAGGCGGCCCGGCGCGCCGGCCACCACCACCTCGCTTTCTAGACCGGCAAAGGTCCGAAGCGGGTGCGGCACCATCAAGCGGCTCTGGGCGTCCAGGCGGGCTTTGCTGGCCCCAGAGTAGAAAAAACGCACGAACGCCCGGCTGTGGCTGTCGGTGAGCGGCAGGTGCTCGAGCTGCTCCTCGACCCGCTTCCAGCCGGGCAAGGGAAACACATACAGGCAGCCTTCCATGCCGCGCGTCAGGATCATCCCGTCCTCGACGAATTCGCGAAAAGCCGGTGGCATCACCACACGGCCTTTGTCATCCATCGCATAGGGGTATTCTCCGAACGGCACTTCAGCAGCCCTCCTGGGGTCAATACTCGGAGCGCCGCGCCTGGGCACAAGCGGTCCATCCGGCCCCCAGCTTCTTTGCGGGACTGACGGCAAAATATGCGTCCACAAAGGCCTTCAGGCCAGATACCTGGAGTGTAACACCCGCTACCACGATTTACCACCGTTTCCCACTTCTGCTCCACCCTGGGGTGTTCATGCGGCCCGTTTACCCACCCGAACCCCTCTTAGGGTGAGGTTCTGCCCACTTCTGGGACATCCGCTGCCACTGCCGGGCCTTAAGCTGGGGCCATGACTCATTCCGGCACCCTCACCCCGGCGGGCCGCCCGGCGCGGCTCGACCCTACCTTCAGCGGCGCGCTGCTGGCCGGCACGGCGGTGGCGCTGGGCGCGTTCGGTGCCCACGCCCTCAAAAGCACCCTCAGTGCCGACGCCCTGGCCGTGTTCGAAACCGGCGTGCGCTACCAGATGTATCACGGCCTGGCGCTGCTGGCGCTGGGCGCCTTTCCCCAGCAGCGCCGGGGACCGCTGTGGCTCCTGATCGGCACCCTGATCTTCTCGCTGAGCCTCTACGCGCTGGCGCTCAGCGGCATCAAGGTGCTGGGGGCCATCACGCCGATCGGCGGGGTGCTGCAACTCCTGGGCTGGCTGCTGGTGGCGCTCGACGCCCGCCGGGCGCGCTGAGGGGCTGCCCGCCCTCACCCCCACTTCACCCGGCGTGAGAGAATTCCCGGCATGACTGCTCCCTCTGCTCCCCAGGCCCGGCCTCCGCGCAAGAAGGCCGGCATTCCCAAAACCGTCTGGGACCTGCTGTTCACGCTGATCATTCCCATCGCCATTCTCAGCCCCAACATCCTGGGCAGCGGCATCAGTATCAGCGAGCAGGTCTTCGGCGGCGGCACCACCGGCAACGTGCGCGCCTACCTGCTGGCCGCCCTGGTGCCGGTGGCCTACGTGCTGATCGATCTGCT encodes the following:
- a CDS encoding mercuric reductase: MTSATPDNARPQPSPSALVIGAGQAGGPLAGALAQAGWSVTLIEREHVGGTCVNEGCTPTKAMIASAQAAHTARHSGALGVHAAEVGIDLGQIVDRVQGIVRDFREGSEAGLLNSGVTLLAGEARFTGLRQVEVTLTGGKQQTFSADYVFINAGARPRWPEVPGLSDVGALTSREMLHLRELPTHLLILGGGYISLEFAQLFARLGSRVTVIESGPRLLPREDEDVAAALQAVLESEGVAFVLGASAQEARREEHQTTLKVQVGGDTVTLSGSHLLVAVGRRPNTDGLNVEATGAQLDRHGNIQVDDQLLAAERVYALGDIKGGPAFTHISYDDYRIVRGALLEGQQRRTSQRWVPYTLFTDPQLGQVGLNRQQALTLGRPTRVYTLPMSSVARAIEMGATAGMMRAVVDDHTDQLLGVTVLGPEGGEVMGALQLAMMGRLSAAELRNATLAHPTLCESVNNLFMSEPERLAGQG
- a CDS encoding peptidoglycan D,D-transpeptidase FtsI family protein, encoding MELKIRNRARIIQVIALLAFMSLVWAYAQLEWGLPQNVRRAVLQSRGSILTESGTVLARTVDGKRVYPQGQLAGQVIGMMGVTDGLEGLEAAYNAPLSAGQNVTVTLDPAIQATAEKVLARGVQVHQGEYGSVVVMEVRTGKLIAAASYPPFDPNAWKSSTPQARRNRPFLDRFEPGSTIKGITVAAALNEGLTTPHTTYSTPMQRHVGGRWGHTIGDAVPHPPVLDTQGILRYSSNVGMSHVVEHFPYDKLHNYLTAFGFGEDVDLPTAITASGTLQPLRQWNDLVRATNAFGQGMSSTPLQLAAAYNALANDGRYVSPRLVTTEPAGESRNVIRVDSARTIRTLLRNVIRDGIPGAAGIKGFDLAGKTGTAQVVVNGRYSSTIYDSVFAGFFPAEAPRITIAVMVHGAKYDYHGSMLAAPIYRDVAAAVISQWAALPAEPPAAPDSAAP
- the rsmH gene encoding 16S rRNA (cytosine(1402)-N(4))-methyltransferase RsmH; its protein translation is MPGTLSHLPVLAAEVLEALDPQPGEVFVDGTLGGAGHTRLLLKAGAQVYGIDQDPYALSRLGELEGLTIVQGNYRDMQTLLAERGVTQVDGVLLDIGVSSFQLDDAQRGFSYHTEAPLDMRMSQEGESAYDVVNDTPVDELAAIIFEYGEERHSRRIARAIEAERERVPIVTTTQLAEIVKRAYPGGHARGIHPARRTFQALRIHVNDELGALRAGLSAAADVLAPGGRLAVISFHSLEDRIVKRFLKGHPELEALTKRPIEAGDDERARNPRARSAKLRAARRGGEA
- the mraZ gene encoding division/cell wall cluster transcriptional repressor MraZ, with the protein product MPFGEYPYAMDDKGRVVMPPAFREFVEDGMILTRGMEGCLYVFPLPGWKRVEEQLEHLPLTDSHSRAFVRFFYSGASKARLDAQSRLMVPHPLRTFAGLESEVVVAGAPGRLELWNPQRWEAAIQAVQDNPPHPELLINFVA
- a CDS encoding DUF423 domain-containing protein produces the protein MTHSGTLTPAGRPARLDPTFSGALLAGTAVALGAFGAHALKSTLSADALAVFETGVRYQMYHGLALLALGAFPQQRRGPLWLLIGTLIFSLSLYALALSGIKVLGAITPIGGVLQLLGWLLVALDARRAR